The Clostridioides sp. ES-S-0010-02 genome window below encodes:
- a CDS encoding histidinol-phosphate aminotransferase family protein produces the protein MKLKINKAIEMQLKKSYAIESGHCEDVFEIDCGEGINTVSFSNKAVEAFNALEFDMIRGYPHSISLKNNIVDYWKDFTALTTDRICLADGSIHVIYLLNRLFIEKGDKVLGYSPQFSEYETDIKMHGATYDYVLLKKENNFKFNEKEFIEKINSEYKLIYIDNPNNPTGQIIPLSSIENIVKEAAKYDIAVMIDEAYGEYMPKENSAVKLLNDYDNVIVLKTFSKGFGLAGLRAGYAVLPEQLVNPIKKISTPYEVSEISRSIAANLLDDVQFIEELKEKTKAIKNQLLIPWKNLNIAETSDTVSIMTVEHKNKDINLQQEFAKLKIRVISGSDFTGLDKNFIRFRMPEEKELPEVIKAFQIIDNLE, from the coding sequence ATGAAATTAAAAATTAACAAAGCTATTGAAATGCAGTTGAAAAAAAGTTATGCCATAGAATCTGGTCATTGCGAAGATGTATTTGAGATAGATTGTGGCGAAGGTATAAATACAGTATCTTTCTCAAATAAAGCTGTAGAAGCTTTTAATGCTTTAGAATTTGATATGATAAGAGGATACCCTCATTCAATTAGTCTAAAAAACAATATAGTTGATTATTGGAAAGACTTTACAGCACTAACTACTGATAGAATTTGTCTAGCTGATGGTTCTATACATGTTATTTATCTTTTAAATAGATTATTTATTGAAAAAGGAGATAAGGTTTTAGGATATTCACCTCAATTTTCAGAATATGAAACAGATATAAAAATGCATGGTGCTACTTATGACTATGTTCTTTTAAAGAAAGAAAATAATTTCAAGTTTAATGAAAAGGAATTTATTGAAAAAATAAATTCAGAATATAAATTAATTTACATAGATAACCCAAATAATCCTACTGGACAAATTATACCTCTATCATCAATTGAAAATATAGTAAAAGAGGCAGCAAAATATGATATAGCTGTTATGATAGATGAGGCTTATGGTGAATATATGCCAAAAGAAAATTCAGCTGTAAAACTTTTAAATGATTATGATAATGTAATTGTTCTAAAAACATTCTCAAAAGGTTTTGGTTTGGCTGGACTAAGAGCAGGATATGCAGTCCTTCCTGAACAACTTGTTAATCCTATTAAAAAGATTTCTACTCCTTACGAAGTATCTGAAATCTCTCGTAGTATTGCAGCTAATTTATTAGATGATGTTCAATTTATAGAAGAATTAAAAGAAAAAACAAAAGCTATAAAAAATCAACTATTGATTCCATGGAAAAACCTTAACATAGCTGAGACTAGTGATACTGTATCTATAATGACAGTTGAACATAAAAATAAAGATATAAATTTACAACAAGAATTTGCAAAATTAAAAATAAGAGTTATATCTGGTAGCGATTTTACTGGACTTGATAAAAACTTTATAAGATTTAGAATGCCTGAAGAAAAAGAACTTCCTGAGGTTATAAAAGCATTCCAAATAATCGATAATCTAGAATAA
- a CDS encoding HAD family phosphatase produces the protein MGYKLIVTDMDGTLLGNNHKVTDENKIALQKVIKSGINVTLATGRTFDSAKCNVDFLKEDMPIIACNGSLIREQNGNIIYSNKIDTKTCLDILDVLDKYNIYYQCNSIDSMLSKKIEGREDRISVFLGSETEVIIRDDLREEISKNDILKFVIIEEKNPAILDEIRKELKKVQGIKITSSWPNNIEVMNTGVDKGNAVKILAEKMNIDREDIIAFGDNYNDIEMIQFAGLGVAMGNAEELIKQEADYVTDSNQESGVAKAIYKFFELKESLSS, from the coding sequence ATGGGATATAAATTGATTGTAACAGATATGGATGGAACTTTATTAGGAAATAACCATAAAGTTACTGATGAAAATAAAATTGCACTGCAAAAAGTTATTAAAAGTGGTATTAATGTAACTTTAGCAACAGGAAGAACTTTCGATTCAGCTAAATGCAATGTAGATTTTCTTAAAGAAGATATGCCAATAATAGCTTGTAATGGCTCATTGATAAGGGAGCAAAATGGAAATATAATATATTCAAATAAAATTGATACAAAAACATGTCTAGATATTTTAGATGTGTTAGACAAATATAATATTTACTATCAATGTAATAGTATAGATTCCATGCTTTCAAAAAAAATAGAAGGGCGTGAAGATAGAATAAGTGTGTTTTTGGGCTCTGAAACAGAAGTAATTATAAGGGATGATTTAAGAGAAGAGATTTCTAAAAATGACATATTAAAGTTTGTAATAATAGAAGAAAAAAATCCAGCTATTTTAGACGAAATAAGAAAAGAATTAAAAAAAGTTCAAGGCATAAAAATAACTTCTTCTTGGCCAAATAATATTGAAGTTATGAATACTGGTGTTGATAAAGGCAATGCGGTTAAAATTTTAGCTGAAAAAATGAATATAGATAGAGAAGATATAATTGCATTTGGAGATAATTACAATGATATAGAAATGATACAATTTGCTGGTCTTGGTGTAGCTATGGGAAATGCAGAAGAATTGATTAAACAAGAGGCTGATTATGTGACAGATAGCAATCAAGAGAGTGGAGTTGCAAAAGCAATTTATAAGTTTTTTGAGTTAAAAGAGTCACTTAGTTCTTAA
- the argH gene encoding argininosuccinate lyase: protein MKLWGGRFRKAENQLMEEFNKSFGYDCILYKKDIEGSIAHVYMQVKCGLLTDEEGKAITEGLNGILEDIENGKLALDGDYEDIHSFTEINLIQRIGDVGKKLHTARSRNDQVAVDMRLYAKEKASDLVGLISGFKETIKDVADKNSVMMPGYTHLQRAQVVTFKHHLMAYYSMFDRDEKRIKNAIEILDESPLGCGALAGTTHDIDRNITCEQLGFKKVVDNFMDGVSDRDYLLELMSDFSIIMMHLSRLSEELILWSSQEFGFVEIDDLYTTGSSIMPQKKNPDGAELIRGKTGRVYGNLFGLFTVMKGIPLAYNKDMQEDKEGFFDSVHTLEMCIQIMERMIATLKVNEDKMKQAVKNGFLNATEVADYLVKNNVAFRDAHGIVGSIVIYCEDNKKAIEDLTLEELHKFSDEFKEDIYDFINYESILNKGIKKNLK from the coding sequence ATGAAATTATGGGGTGGACGCTTTAGAAAAGCTGAAAATCAACTTATGGAAGAATTTAATAAATCTTTTGGGTATGACTGTATACTATACAAAAAAGATATCGAAGGAAGTATAGCACATGTCTATATGCAAGTAAAATGTGGGCTTTTAACAGATGAAGAGGGAAAAGCTATAACAGAAGGTCTAAATGGAATACTTGAAGATATTGAAAATGGGAAATTGGCATTAGATGGAGATTATGAAGATATACATAGTTTTACTGAGATAAACTTGATTCAAAGAATAGGTGATGTTGGGAAGAAACTTCATACAGCTCGTAGTAGAAATGACCAAGTTGCAGTTGATATGAGATTATATGCCAAAGAAAAGGCAAGTGATTTAGTGGGGTTAATATCTGGATTTAAAGAAACTATAAAAGATGTTGCTGATAAAAATTCAGTAATGATGCCAGGATATACTCATCTTCAAAGAGCGCAAGTGGTAACTTTTAAACATCATTTGATGGCATATTATAGTATGTTTGATAGAGATGAGAAAAGAATAAAAAATGCTATAGAAATATTAGATGAATCACCTTTAGGTTGTGGAGCTTTGGCAGGAACTACACATGATATAGATAGAAATATAACTTGTGAGCAATTAGGGTTTAAAAAAGTTGTAGATAATTTTATGGATGGTGTAAGTGATAGAGACTATTTATTAGAACTAATGAGTGATTTTTCAATTATAATGATGCATTTAAGTAGACTTAGTGAAGAATTGATACTTTGGAGTTCTCAAGAATTTGGGTTTGTTGAAATAGATGATTTATATACTACTGGAAGTAGTATAATGCCTCAAAAGAAAAATCCTGATGGTGCAGAACTTATAAGAGGTAAGACTGGTAGAGTATATGGAAATTTATTTGGTCTTTTTACAGTGATGAAAGGTATACCACTAGCTTACAATAAAGATATGCAAGAAGATAAGGAAGGCTTCTTTGATAGTGTACACACTCTTGAAATGTGTATACAAATAATGGAGAGAATGATAGCTACATTAAAGGTAAATGAAGATAAAATGAAACAAGCAGTTAAAAATGGGTTTTTAAATGCTACAGAAGTTGCTGACTATCTAGTTAAAAATAATGTTGCCTTTAGAGATGCACATGGAATTGTTGGAAGTATTGTGATATATTGTGAAGATAATAAAAAAGCAATAGAAGATTTGACACTAGAAGAATTACATAAGTTTTCAGATGAATTTAAGGAAGATATTTATGACTTTATTAACTATGAAAGTATATTAAACAAAGGAATAAAAAAGAATTTAAAATAA
- a CDS encoding DUF2325 domain-containing protein, whose protein sequence is MNLLVIGGHERMEKDYMVMAKKKGYKTKVYTTMSSKLNNSIGKPDAVVILTSTVSHKMSRTVESQAKKQDILIVRHKNSSKVAFNECLDMVDECLGNCSKCKLNDKQKQKNT, encoded by the coding sequence ATGAACTTATTAGTGATTGGTGGCCATGAAAGAATGGAAAAAGATTATATGGTTATGGCCAAGAAAAAAGGTTATAAAACAAAAGTATATACTACTATGTCATCTAAATTAAATAACTCTATAGGAAAACCTGATGCTGTTGTTATACTTACATCAACAGTTTCACATAAGATGTCTAGAACAGTTGAGTCTCAGGCTAAAAAACAGGATATACTAATTGTAAGACATAAAAATAGTAGTAAGGTAGCATTTAATGAATGTCTAGATATGGTTGATGAATGTCTAGGAAACTGTTCAAAATGTAAACTTAACGATAAGCAAAAACAGAAAAATACATAA
- a CDS encoding DUF2520 domain-containing protein produces MGSGKVGTSLANYFLSKDYCVTGFYGRNQLSLLESTDLTKTKIYSNLKDIIYENNILFITTSDDSIEIIDKKLSKFNLKHKYICHTSGSLKSSILFCSKKAGALIYSVHPIFAFSNKNTDIKKMKDICFSIEGDNEKDDLFIQNFINSLGNRFFIRDKNTSSTYHVANVLVSNLVLSLLYVGVSYFIKLGLSEEEALKAINPLVKINIENILDNGFTKSLTGPVVRGDITPIKKHLSALDKKDEDIYKILSLNLLKIIALENEDSLKCTKNISIENAVEDLMSKSEKYKEIYKILGGKNNEKYYTDF; encoded by the coding sequence ATTGGTTCTGGAAAAGTTGGGACATCTTTAGCAAATTATTTTTTGTCAAAAGATTATTGTGTAACGGGCTTTTATGGAAGAAATCAATTATCTTTATTAGAATCAACAGATTTAACAAAAACAAAGATTTATAGTAACTTGAAAGACATTATTTATGAAAATAATATATTATTTATTACAACATCAGATGATTCTATTGAAATCATAGACAAAAAACTTTCCAAATTTAATTTAAAACATAAATACATTTGCCACACAAGTGGCTCTTTAAAATCTAGTATATTGTTCTGTTCAAAAAAAGCAGGTGCATTAATTTATTCTGTCCATCCTATATTTGCATTTTCCAATAAAAATACTGATATTAAAAAAATGAAAGACATTTGTTTTTCCATAGAAGGTGATAATGAAAAAGATGATTTATTTATTCAAAATTTTATAAATAGCTTAGGAAATCGGTTTTTCATAAGAGATAAAAATACTTCATCCACTTATCATGTGGCCAATGTTTTAGTTTCAAATTTAGTGTTATCTTTACTATATGTAGGAGTAAGTTACTTTATTAAATTGGGTCTATCTGAAGAAGAAGCTTTAAAAGCTATAAATCCTTTGGTCAAAATAAATATAGAAAATATACTTGATAATGGATTTACTAAATCCCTTACTGGACCTGTTGTTCGTGGTGATATAACACCAATAAAAAAACATTTATCAGCATTAGATAAAAAAGATGAAGATATTTACAAAATACTCTCCTTAAATCTACTAAAAATAATAGCCTTGGAAAATGAAGATTCATTAAAATGTACAAAAAATATTTCTATAGAAAATGCAGTCGAAGATTTAATGAGTAAATCTGAAAAATATAAAGAGATTTACAAAATTTTAGGAGGAAAAAACAATGAAAAATACTATACTGACTTTTAA
- the panB gene encoding 3-methyl-2-oxobutanoate hydroxymethyltransferase has product MKNTILTFKNAKSDGRKLSMLTAYDYSIAKIMDECNINGILIGDSLGMVVKGEENTLSVTIDEIIYHTKAVKNGAKNALIVSDMPFLSYHVSTEEAVKNAGRLVKEGGAHAVKLEGGSKVIEQIKNIVNAQIPVMGHLGLTPQSVNSFGGFKVQGNTSETAKQLIEDAKLIEKAGAFSIVLEGVPAKIAEKVTNSISIPTIGIGAGINCDGQILVYQDMLGMFGDFVPKFVKQYANIGDIMKDSIKNYILEVETGVFPQEKHSFSINESELEKLY; this is encoded by the coding sequence ATGAAAAATACTATACTGACTTTTAAAAATGCTAAAAGTGATGGAAGGAAGCTATCTATGCTTACTGCTTATGATTACTCAATAGCAAAAATAATGGATGAATGTAACATAAATGGTATTTTAATAGGAGATTCATTAGGAATGGTCGTAAAAGGTGAAGAAAACACTCTATCTGTTACTATAGATGAAATTATATATCATACAAAAGCTGTAAAAAATGGTGCCAAAAATGCCTTAATTGTAAGTGATATGCCATTTCTATCTTACCATGTTTCTACAGAAGAGGCTGTTAAAAATGCTGGCAGACTTGTAAAAGAAGGTGGGGCACATGCTGTAAAATTAGAAGGTGGCTCAAAAGTTATAGAACAAATAAAAAACATTGTAAATGCTCAAATACCTGTAATGGGCCATTTAGGACTAACACCTCAATCTGTAAATTCATTTGGTGGATTTAAGGTTCAAGGAAATACTAGTGAAACAGCAAAACAACTTATTGAAGATGCTAAATTAATAGAAAAAGCAGGAGCATTTTCTATTGTCCTTGAAGGAGTTCCTGCTAAAATAGCTGAGAAGGTGACTAATTCTATTTCAATTCCCACAATAGGGATAGGAGCAGGAATTAATTGTGATGGTCAAATTTTAGTTTATCAAGATATGTTGGGGATGTTTGGAGATTTTGTACCTAAATTTGTAAAGCAATACGCAAATATAGGAGATATAATGAAAGATTCAATTAAAAATTACATACTAGAAGTTGAAACTGGCGTATTTCCACAAGAAAAACATAGCTTTTCAATAAATGAATCTGAATTAGAAAAATTATACTAA
- a CDS encoding pantoate--beta-alanine ligase: MLVKEIKSLRNIIKDWKKTGYSIGLVPTMGFLHEGHQSLIKKAVKENDKVVVSVFVNPTQFGPNEDFNSYPRDIEKDFKCCIDSGASVVFNPSSEEMYLKGNCTTIDVSGLTDFLCGSKRPVHFGGVCLVVSKLLNIVTPDKAYFGEKDAQQLAVIKRMVKDLNIDTKIIGCPIIREKDGLAKSSRNTYLSKEERKTALVLNESLSLAKEELAKGNLDVKKIKELITSKINSEDSTKIDYVEIVDSETLQPVEHIENSVLVASAVFIGKTRLIDNFTFQFDI; encoded by the coding sequence ATGCTTGTAAAAGAAATAAAATCACTAAGAAATATAATTAAAGATTGGAAAAAAACTGGCTATTCTATAGGACTTGTTCCTACTATGGGATTTTTACATGAAGGACATCAAAGCCTTATTAAAAAAGCTGTAAAAGAAAATGATAAGGTAGTAGTAAGTGTATTTGTAAATCCAACTCAGTTTGGACCAAATGAAGATTTTAACAGTTATCCGAGAGATATAGAAAAAGATTTTAAATGCTGTATAGATAGTGGTGCATCAGTAGTCTTTAACCCATCATCAGAAGAAATGTATTTGAAAGGCAATTGTACTACCATAGATGTGTCTGGACTTACAGATTTTCTTTGTGGTTCTAAAAGACCTGTTCATTTTGGTGGTGTATGCCTAGTTGTTTCAAAACTTCTGAATATAGTAACTCCTGATAAAGCTTATTTTGGAGAGAAAGATGCTCAACAATTAGCAGTAATTAAAAGGATGGTCAAAGATTTGAATATAGACACAAAAATAATAGGATGCCCTATAATTCGTGAAAAAGATGGTTTAGCAAAAAGCTCAAGAAATACATATCTTTCAAAAGAAGAAAGAAAAACTGCTTTAGTTTTAAATGAAAGCCTAAGCTTGGCAAAAGAAGAACTGGCAAAAGGAAATCTAGATGTAAAAAAAATAAAAGAATTAATAACATCTAAAATAAATTCTGAAGATTCAACAAAAATAGATTATGTTGAAATTGTAGATAGTGAGACATTACAACCTGTTGAACATATAGAAAATTCTGTACTTGTAGCAAGTGCTGTTTTCATAGGAAAAACTAGATTAATTGATAACTTTACATTTCAATTTGATATATAG
- a CDS encoding D-alanyl-D-alanine carboxypeptidase: protein MKRNLSLLLICFLIFASFLGSSNISFADDEPAIVAKHAVLMDYETGKILYNKSGDSKLYPASTTKAWTACLVLKKVKNLNQVIEIKNLPQIEGSSMYLKEGEAFTVRQLLNALLIHSSNDAAFVLARYVGEGDVQKFVDLMNSEAKDIGATGTHFNNPHGLPDPNHYTTAHDMALMAREAMNNDVFRQIVKTKSLKFDATKAYPYERYFVNTNKFLTSHDKITYKGQSIDIKYDIVDGIKTGYTDAAGKCLLSSAVKDGRRVIAAVFNSTNYDLYLDSRILIDYGFDNFKCATIVDKEKYTDTKKVLFTKQHELIYEPKYSYKITLGQNESQGDYNTKTELDKIDLPVKKGTKVGTLNIYNSGKLEKSIDLVAKNNLDSSLPFITENKTLMLSIKIIMAILVLLVIFIIASNIKKNNKRKSRGKRNMRK from the coding sequence ATGAAAAGAAATTTATCACTTTTATTAATCTGTTTCTTGATATTTGCTTCATTTTTAGGAAGTTCTAATATATCTTTTGCAGATGATGAACCAGCTATAGTTGCCAAACATGCCGTTTTAATGGACTATGAAACTGGAAAAATATTGTATAATAAATCTGGAGATTCTAAGCTTTATCCAGCTTCAACAACTAAGGCATGGACAGCTTGTTTAGTTCTGAAAAAGGTTAAGAATTTAAATCAAGTAATAGAAATTAAAAACCTACCTCAGATAGAGGGTTCTAGTATGTACTTGAAAGAAGGCGAAGCTTTCACTGTAAGACAATTATTAAACGCTCTTTTGATTCATTCTTCTAATGATGCTGCCTTTGTATTAGCTAGATATGTTGGTGAAGGAGATGTACAAAAATTTGTTGACCTTATGAATTCTGAGGCAAAAGATATTGGAGCTACTGGCACTCATTTTAACAATCCTCATGGATTACCAGACCCAAATCATTACACTACAGCTCATGATATGGCTCTTATGGCCAGAGAAGCTATGAATAATGATGTTTTTAGACAGATTGTAAAAACTAAGTCACTTAAGTTTGATGCTACAAAAGCATACCCTTATGAAAGATATTTTGTAAATACTAATAAATTTTTAACATCACATGATAAGATTACATATAAAGGTCAATCTATAGATATAAAATACGATATAGTTGATGGTATAAAAACAGGATATACTGATGCTGCTGGTAAATGTCTTTTATCTAGTGCAGTAAAAGATGGAAGAAGAGTCATTGCTGCTGTATTTAATTCAACTAATTACGATTTATATTTAGATTCACGCATCTTAATTGATTATGGATTTGATAACTTTAAATGCGCTACTATTGTTGATAAAGAAAAATATACTGATACTAAAAAAGTATTATTTACAAAACAACATGAATTAATTTATGAACCAAAATATAGTTATAAGATAACTTTAGGACAAAATGAGTCTCAAGGTGACTACAATACTAAAACTGAACTAGATAAAATTGATTTACCTGTAAAAAAAGGTACTAAGGTTGGTACTTTAAATATATATAATAGTGGTAAGCTAGAAAAGAGTATAGATTTAGTTGCAAAAAATAACCTTGATAGTAGTCTTCCATTTATAACTGAAAATAAAACTTTGATGCTTTCTATTAAAATTATTATGGCTATTTTAGTACTTCTAGTTATATTTATAATAGCTTCAAATATTAAAAAGAATAATAAAAGAAAGTCTAGAGGAAAAAGAAATATGAGAAAATAG
- a CDS encoding DUF655 domain-containing protein — MKKKVKIILFSMVCFLTLSAIIINRLDVFKEDIYVVSKNNSHNKKTDKVDKIVKNEVNKHNKYEGKIDKNIQINKITIYISGAVNRPGIVTIESDKRLYDAVELLGGTTKEADLNGINLSLKLEDEQHYIIPKIGETISVTSNSDSNKPSLENEPKNESESKNNKNLSDKSKININTAKLEELDALPGVGEATANKILQHREENGQFDSIEDIKNVNGIGDKKYENLKDLICID, encoded by the coding sequence ATGAAAAAAAAGGTAAAAATTATTTTGTTTTCTATGGTATGTTTTTTAACATTGTCAGCAATAATCATTAATCGGTTAGATGTCTTCAAAGAAGATATTTATGTTGTAAGTAAAAATAATTCACATAATAAAAAAACAGATAAGGTAGACAAAATAGTTAAAAATGAAGTAAATAAGCATAATAAATATGAGGGGAAAATAGATAAAAATATTCAAATTAATAAAATAACTATATACATAAGTGGAGCAGTGAATAGACCAGGGATTGTAACTATAGAATCAGATAAGAGACTTTATGATGCTGTAGAATTATTAGGTGGAACAACAAAAGAAGCTGATTTAAATGGAATTAATTTATCACTAAAGTTAGAAGATGAACAACATTACATAATACCTAAAATAGGAGAAACAATATCTGTTACAAGCAACAGCGATTCTAATAAGCCAAGTCTAGAAAATGAACCTAAAAATGAATCTGAAAGTAAAAATAATAAAAATCTATCTGATAAATCAAAAATAAATATAAACACAGCAAAATTAGAAGAACTGGATGCTTTACCTGGAGTTGGAGAAGCTACAGCTAATAAAATTTTACAACATAGAGAAGAAAATGGACAATTTGATTCAATTGAAGATATAAAAAATGTGAATGGGATAGGAGATAAAAAATACGAAAATCTAAAAGATTTAATTTGTATAGACTAA
- the selD gene encoding selenide, water dikinase SelD yields MKKEQKKLTEMTTAGGUAAKIGPEVLASVLSQLPKNDNIENLLVGLDTADDAAVYKLNDDMALIQTLDFFTPMVDDPFVFGQIAASNSLSDVYAMGGKPLVAMNIVCFPSCHDMDVLAEILKGGFDKVKESGALLVGGHTVDDQEPKYGLSVSGIVNPNKVLSNATAKPGDKLVITKPIGVGVLNTAMKEGMVEQHVCDKVVEIMIHLNKYAAMSFDKIDVNSVTDITGFGLLGHALEMAKASEVSIEIDSKHVPIIEGAVEMAEMGIIPAGMYKNMHYVSKDVEIVGDVEVAVQDILYDPQTSGGLLISVKEELAEELVRDMKLNGAIEAKIIGSVVKKGEKYIKVL; encoded by the coding sequence ATGAAGAAGGAACAAAAAAAACTTACAGAGATGACAACAGCAGGTGGATGAGCAGCTAAAATAGGGCCAGAGGTTCTGGCATCAGTTTTATCTCAATTGCCTAAAAATGATAATATAGAAAATTTATTAGTAGGATTAGATACAGCAGATGATGCTGCTGTGTATAAGTTAAATGATGATATGGCACTTATTCAAACACTGGATTTCTTTACACCAATGGTAGATGACCCATTTGTATTTGGTCAAATTGCTGCATCAAATTCACTATCAGATGTATATGCTATGGGAGGAAAGCCTTTAGTTGCAATGAATATTGTTTGTTTTCCATCATGTCATGATATGGATGTACTTGCAGAAATATTAAAAGGTGGATTTGATAAAGTAAAAGAAAGTGGTGCACTATTAGTCGGAGGGCATACTGTAGATGACCAAGAACCTAAATATGGTCTTTCAGTTTCTGGAATTGTAAATCCAAATAAAGTTTTATCAAATGCTACTGCAAAGCCTGGCGACAAGTTAGTTATAACAAAGCCAATTGGTGTGGGTGTATTAAATACAGCCATGAAAGAAGGTATGGTAGAACAACATGTATGTGACAAAGTAGTAGAAATAATGATACATTTAAATAAATATGCAGCAATGAGTTTTGATAAAATTGATGTAAATTCAGTTACAGATATCACTGGATTTGGTTTACTTGGGCATGCTTTAGAAATGGCTAAAGCTTCTGAAGTGAGTATTGAAATTGATTCAAAGCATGTTCCAATTATCGAGGGTGCTGTAGAAATGGCAGAAATGGGAATCATACCTGCTGGGATGTATAAAAACATGCATTATGTATCAAAAGATGTAGAAATTGTAGGAGATGTAGAAGTTGCAGTTCAAGATATTTTATATGACCCACAAACTTCTGGAGGGTTATTGATTTCTGTAAAAGAAGAATTAGCAGAAGAACTTGTAAGAGATATGAAGTTAAATGGAGCAATAGAAGCAAAAATCATAGGTTCTGTAGTGAAAAAAGGGGAAAAATATATTAAAGTTTTATAA
- a CDS encoding L-seryl-tRNA(Sec) selenium transferase, with translation MIILSKRELFAMLPSVDEVLSDNRIVEIIEEYPRSLVLESVREVIDFKRQFILRLKEDASNSVTIEFDEIIESSIERVKLNYSLSLKKVINATGTVIHTNLGRSLLSEDIKDELWCVASRYSNLEYDLDNGERGSRYSHLTNTIKRLTGAEDVLVVNNNAAAVLLVLSTMAKGGEAIVSRGELVEVGGSFRIPSIMALSGAELVEIGSTNKTHLKDYKEAITEETNVLMKVHTSNYRIMGFTESVSIEELVNLGKKYKLPVIEDLGSGVFIDLSKYGLSYEPTVLDSIRQGADVVTFSGDKMLGGPQAGIIVGKKEYIEKMKKNQLTRALRVDKLTICALEATLRMYLDETKAVENIPTLKMLTYSIGELEAKANKLFEKITDLNLNAKINIEDGFSQVGGGSMPLETIATKVITITPEHMNVSSLEKKLRLSEAHIIARVYDNKYVLDVRTIFDDEFDVVVEELRKAFN, from the coding sequence GTGATTATTTTGAGCAAAAGAGAATTATTTGCAATGTTACCTTCAGTTGATGAAGTATTAAGTGATAATAGAATAGTAGAAATAATAGAGGAATATCCTAGAAGTTTAGTTTTAGAATCTGTAAGAGAAGTGATAGATTTTAAGAGACAATTTATTTTAAGATTAAAAGAGGATGCATCTAATTCTGTAACAATAGAATTTGATGAGATAATAGAATCTTCAATAGAGAGAGTTAAATTAAATTACTCATTATCATTAAAAAAAGTTATAAATGCAACTGGTACAGTTATTCATACAAATTTGGGGAGGTCTTTACTTAGTGAAGATATAAAAGATGAATTATGGTGTGTTGCTTCAAGATATTCAAACTTAGAATATGATTTGGATAATGGAGAAAGAGGCTCAAGATATTCTCATTTAACTAATACAATAAAAAGACTTACTGGTGCAGAAGATGTACTAGTTGTAAATAATAATGCAGCAGCAGTGCTTCTTGTACTTAGCACAATGGCAAAAGGAGGAGAAGCAATTGTATCACGTGGAGAGTTAGTGGAAGTAGGAGGTTCTTTCCGAATTCCAAGTATAATGGCTCTTAGTGGTGCAGAATTAGTGGAAATAGGCTCAACTAATAAGACACACTTAAAAGATTATAAAGAAGCTATTACAGAAGAAACTAATGTATTGATGAAAGTTCATACAAGTAACTATAGAATTATGGGATTTACAGAGAGTGTATCTATCGAAGAACTAGTTAATTTGGGTAAAAAATATAAGTTACCTGTAATAGAAGACCTAGGAAGTGGAGTATTTATAGATTTATCAAAATATGGATTATCTTATGAACCAACTGTATTAGATTCTATAAGACAAGGTGCGGATGTAGTTACTTTTAGTGGAGATAAAATGCTTGGTGGGCCACAAGCAGGTATTATAGTTGGGAAAAAAGAGTATATAGAAAAAATGAAGAAAAATCAACTTACTAGAGCTCTTAGAGTCGATAAGCTTACAATATGTGCACTTGAAGCAACTTTAAGGATGTACCTAGATGAAACAAAGGCTGTAGAAAACATACCTACTTTAAAAATGTTGACATATAGCATTGGAGAATTAGAAGCAAAGGCAAATAAATTATTTGAAAAAATAACTGACTTAAATCTAAATGCTAAGATAAACATAGAAGATGGATTCTCTCAGGTAGGAGGAGGGTCTATGCCTCTTGAAACAATAGCCACAAAGGTAATAACAATAACTCCTGAGCATATGAATGTATCATCTTTAGAAAAAAAATTAAGACTCAGTGAAGCTCATATAATAGCTAGAGTATATGATAATAAATATGTTTTAGATGTAAGAACTATATTTGATGATGAATTTGATGTAGTAGTTGAGGAATTAAGAAAAGCCTTTAATTAA